In Rhinoraja longicauda isolate Sanriku21f chromosome 38, sRhiLon1.1, whole genome shotgun sequence, the following are encoded in one genomic region:
- the LOC144610874 gene encoding LOW QUALITY PROTEIN: semaphorin-7A-like (The sequence of the model RefSeq protein was modified relative to this genomic sequence to represent the inferred CDS: inserted 1 base in 1 codon) has protein sequence MSGPVSALLLLFVTSAAATVPRLVHDLTGMCLGALGALIVLPDGPRKCRRQSPDSCANYIMVLQRFDTGHLLLCATGSPSSRCWLAFNNTLKEFINGQNRVLGSHILPGSPRQGFASLVVEQRIYSAAPLEGNKMLLSGYRKTDDIKRLKTDARWMDDPRFVAMAPVDDLIYMFFRERNSQSNPDVDPWISRIARVCKDDQGGSRRRLQMEWSTFLKARLLCNQPDNNVHFNRIEDTFIYKSPVDGETRVYGVFSSNWNGTAVCVYSMKEIRNVFATSGFKDSKGAVPRDPRPGTCVNNTKELPDEVLALVEDHPEMDSWIHPIGRYPLMTSKGTHIKRIVVDSTIGLHGEEFRLLFLAMGDGTIHKVLETGTSVFIIAKLNVLKQPAPILSMSLDSARKLLYVTSTMELVRFPLVQCEQYVGSCASCVQARDPYCGWDPHQKKCVPVVPNLRNGLQNLISGDGCTNSKVAKLRSSFQRPPSDATVLHLPLGEDIPVYISCPKQSYHADYTWRFNXREGAALFLE, from the exons ATGTCGGGGCCGGTGTCCGCTCTGTTGCTGCTGTTCGTTACCAGCGCCGCCGCCACCGTCCCGCGGCTAGTACACGACCTGACAG gaatgtgtctcggTGCCCTTGGTGCCTTG ATCGTCCTGCCTGACGGTCCTAGAAAATGTCGCAGGCAAAGCCCG GATTCCTGTGCCAATTATATCATGGTGCTGCAGAGGTTCGATACAGGTCACCTCCTGCTGTGTGCAACTGGCTCGCCCAGCTCACGATGCTGGCTGGCT TTTAACAACACGCTGAAGGAATTTATCAATGGACAGAACCGAGTTTTGGGATCGCACATCCTCCCTGGTTCCCCGCGACAAGGCTTTGCTTCTTTAGTTGTCG AACAGAGGATCTACTCTGCGGCCCCTCTTGAAGGGAACAAGATGCTGTTGAGTGGCTACAGGAAGACCGACGACATCAAGCGGCTAAAGACTGATGCCAGGTGGATGGACG ATCCCAGGTTTGTGGCAATGGCCCCGGTGGATGACCTGATTTACATGTTCTTCAGAGAAAGGAATTCACAGAGCAATCCCGACGTTGATCCATGGATTTCACGCATTGCCCGAGTGTGCAAG GATGACCAGGGTGGATCTCGGAGACGACTGCAGATGGAGTGGTCGACCTTCCTCAAAGCCCGCCTGCTCTGCAACCAGCCGGACAACAATGTCCACTTCAACAGGATTGAGGACACCTTCATTTACAAGTCGCCCGTTGATGGTGAAACAAGGGTCTACGGAGTGTTTAGCAGTAATTG GAATGGAACAGCTGTGTGTGTGTACTCCATGAAGGAGATTCGTAACGTGTTTGCAACCTCTGGCTTTAAGGACTCCAAGGGGGCTGTTCCACGTGACCCCAGGCCCGGCACG TGTGTCAACAACACAAAGGAATTGCCAGACGAAGTGCTTGCCCTTGTGGAAGATCATCCTGAAATGGACTCTTGGATTCATCCCATCGGAAGATATCCACTCATGACCAGTAAAGGGACACACATCAAGAGGATAGTAGTGGATTCCACTATTGGCCTGCATGGAGAGGAGTTCCGGTTGCTGTTCCTAGCCATGG GAGATGGTACAATCCATAAGGTTCTTGAGACTGGGACCTCCGTCTTCATCATAGCGAAGCTCAATGTTTTGAAGCAGCCCGCTCCCATCTTATCAATGTCCCTCGACTCCGCCAGG AAACTTCTGTACGTCACTTCCACCATGGAGCTGGTTCGGTTCCCACTGGTGCAGTGTGAGCAATACGTTGGTTCGTGTGCAAGTTGTGTGCAGGCCAGAGACCCTTACTGTGGATGGGATCCCCACCAAAAGAAATGTGTCCCTGTCGTGCCTAATTTGAG GAATGGCCTTCAAAATCTTATAAGTGGTGATGGCTGTACCAACAGCAAAG TTGCCAAGTTGCGTTCCTCGTTCCAAAGGCCTCCATCCGACGCGACGGTGCTTCACCTGCCCCTGGGTGAAGACATCCCTGTGTACATCTCCTGCCCGAAGCAGTCTTACCACGCAGACTACACCTGGAGGTTCA AGCGAGAGGGAGCTGCCCTGTTCCTCGAATGA